In Streptomyces chartreusis, the following proteins share a genomic window:
- a CDS encoding toxic anion resistance protein — MSTNDDTFVLTPPEPVAAVPREKAGGLVPVDDGVRSDMAGKATAYVEGLAGLDARSPEFAGKVGEITGLGAGEMRTAAAQSNRMLERTIRSLPDKGGDAQSQVAGSLVELRRVVEDLDPRDLPASKGRKFLSRLPGGNKLRDHVAKYASAQGTLNKIVGSLRGGQDELRRDNAALQTERVRLWETMGKLQEYVVLTEALDTAVEQHIGQVADPQQADGLRADILFPVRQKHQDLLTQLAVSAQGYLAMDVVRRNNEELIKGVDRAATTTVSALRISVMLASALDNQKKVIEQVNALRGTTEDLIRGNAEMLATQSGEIQRIAADPAVGAETLRNAFQQIYRTLDTIDSYKVQATEAMAATVESLTAELQQASGYLERSRSQGALEGGLG; from the coding sequence ATGAGCACCAACGACGACACCTTCGTCCTGACCCCGCCGGAACCGGTGGCCGCCGTGCCGCGCGAGAAGGCCGGCGGACTCGTACCGGTCGACGACGGCGTCCGCAGCGACATGGCCGGCAAGGCGACCGCCTATGTGGAAGGGCTCGCCGGACTCGACGCCCGCTCCCCCGAGTTCGCCGGCAAGGTCGGTGAGATCACCGGGCTCGGCGCCGGGGAGATGCGGACGGCGGCCGCGCAGTCCAACCGCATGCTGGAGCGGACGATCCGGAGCCTGCCGGACAAGGGCGGCGACGCCCAGTCGCAGGTCGCGGGCTCGCTGGTCGAGCTGCGCCGCGTGGTGGAGGACCTCGACCCGCGGGACCTGCCCGCCTCCAAGGGACGCAAGTTCCTCTCCAGGCTGCCCGGTGGCAACAAGCTGCGCGACCACGTCGCCAAGTACGCCTCCGCGCAAGGCACCTTGAACAAGATCGTGGGGTCGCTGCGCGGCGGGCAGGACGAGCTGCGGCGCGACAACGCCGCGCTCCAGACCGAGCGGGTGCGGCTGTGGGAGACCATGGGCAAGCTCCAGGAGTACGTCGTGCTGACGGAGGCCCTGGACACCGCGGTCGAGCAGCACATCGGCCAGGTCGCCGACCCGCAGCAGGCCGACGGACTGCGCGCCGACATCCTCTTCCCGGTCCGGCAGAAGCACCAGGACCTGCTCACCCAGCTCGCGGTGTCCGCGCAGGGCTACCTCGCCATGGACGTCGTACGCCGCAACAACGAGGAGCTCATCAAGGGCGTCGACCGGGCGGCCACGACCACCGTCTCGGCGCTGCGGATCTCCGTGATGCTGGCCTCCGCGCTCGACAACCAGAAGAAGGTCATCGAGCAGGTCAACGCCCTGCGCGGGACCACCGAGGACCTCATCCGCGGCAACGCCGAGATGCTCGCCACGCAGAGCGGCGAGATCCAGCGCATCGCCGCCGACCCGGCGGTGGGAGCGGAGACGCTCCGTAACGCCTTCCAGCAGATCTACCGCACCCTCGACACCATCGACAGCTACAAGGTCCAGGCGACCGAGGCGATGGCGGCGACGGTGGAGAGCCTGACCGCCGAACTGCAGCAGGCGAGCGGTTACCTGGAGCGCAGCCGCTCGCAGGGCGCGCTGGAAGGCGGCCTCGGATGA